The Perognathus longimembris pacificus isolate PPM17 chromosome 3, ASM2315922v1, whole genome shotgun sequence nucleotide sequence ATTAATGAGGGAAAGAAATGTGTCTCTGATCCAGATGATAGACTTCCTGTCCCTGGGGACCGAAATTCCTAGGAAATCAATAGCCATGCATTCATTATCTCCCGCTCTTGATAAAATGCAAAGCtatggaaggggaaggggggggggtgtgaggggCTCTGTGTTGGTCATTAAATAAGAAAACTGTGTGAGGAAAAAATTGCCCAGGAATCTATGCCAAGGCTCAGACCCCATGTGGGAGTCATTAGCACAGGCAGGGGCCAACGAGATACAAGAGTTGCCAAGGCAGGAAAACAAAGCAGTGCCATATGGGAAGGCTGAGTCCAGACCCACCTCTCTTCCCTTGTACCCATCATAGATAGGGCACAGGACCCGGCTTGACTGTGGCCTCAGAAGTGCAGGCAGAGGCATCAGTGTTCCTTATTCTGTAGCCTGGGGCTGTGGCCCAGCAGGAATGCGACTAATAACCCTCAAGCATCACCCTCCTTCCTCTGTTGCATTCCTTCCATCATACCTGCTACACTAGTATCATAAACACCTTTCTCCTGTGGCTTCCTCAAGCTTAGAGATTCTGACCTCCTGGCGGGAAAAACGTCAAAATTTATAGCTGTTGTTTGTTCTGtgagtgctggtcctagggcttgaactcagaacctggatgctgtcctttagtttttgtgctcaaggccactactctaccacttgagtcacagttctacttttggatTTGGGgcagttaattagacataagcgTCTCAGGGAGCTtgcatgccctggctggcttcaagccacaatcctcagatctcagcctcccaactagctagaattgcaggcatgagcccatAGCATCTGGAATTTCTATCTCATTTTATCTCCAGTGTCTTACACTAGTCCAGACTAGGGCTTAGCAAGCatttgaggaaagaaaatagagCAACTGAACTGAATGAGGAAGGGTGAAGTAACTAGTTACcgaaaaagaataaagatttaCAACTCTGCCAGAGGCAAGCATGCCCCCATGCCCAGGCTTCACTTCTTATTTAAGGATCTTCTTGCAACCCTCAGGCTTAGTAAACCTTCCCCGGCTTTTCTCTTGGCTTTCCCCAACTTGACCAGTCGTCCTTCCTCAGCACATATATTGTTCTACAATGATCTACACAAGTGTCATAGTGGGGGAAAATGTGGTCTAGGTGAGCCTCATTCAAGCCCATGAGTGGAAGCAAAGGGAAAATGGTATCTATTTCTCATTGCAAAGAGGGAGGCATTCTGGGCACAGGTCCAATCTCACTTAGAGATGGAAAGGCATTTTTGTTGTCCAAAAAGAGGTGAGCTAGGAAGGGGGTCTTGGTAGAAAGGTAACCTGATTTCAGGCCCCTGAAACCCCCTTTGGGGGTTACTGGAGGTCATGGGTTTATAGGTTCTCTAGGAGTattaagctctctctctctctctctctctctctctttctctatcacacacacacacacacacacacacacacacacaccacacagagctACCTAGTTACAAATCATGCtgtccatttttctgtctgtTCTGCACCCTTTAAGGTTTCTAACGGCAAGCCtttctctgggggggggggcagacaccATGTGTGCTTCAGGCACTTGCcctgggtggcagggaggggctcTTTTTTACTCCCCTGCAGGAGAGCATTGGGGTCTTCCATGGGTGTCAGAATGGATTAGGTTAAACCTGGACACCCAGTGAGACAAGGAACACAGGACTCACTCTTTCCCTCCAGCTATGTCCAGCTTATGGTCTATTCCTTGTGGAGATAAAGTTGCATTTAGCACTCCCAGGGGACTGCATAATGGATGGAAATGCAGCTCCTTCTTGCACCAGCCAGTGAACATCCTTCTCACTTCCCtctaggagaaagggagggagggtgggcggacagaaaagaaaaggaaagagaaaaaaaaaagagaaagccgtGGTGACGCCTGTGGGCTATTCTTAGAATCCTAATGGGTGAGTGGATatactaaatacacacacacattaaggcaaaagagaaataagaacTACCCAAATGCAGATTTACATTTATAGAATTGAGATCTGCCCTTTGACAGAAACGAAACCCTCCTTAGTGTGAGAGAGACCTAAAGATTATTTATCTGATCTTTGCTTCCCACAAGCAGCCCCTAGCCGCTGGCGGCAGATGTGATAACATCTGGATGGTTATTATCACCCCAGGCTAGCACTGCATCCCTAGGGACTTAAGCACCTGAACTGTGGTTCCCCAGGGAGCCCCTTGATCTGCCTGCCACATGAGGGCCATTTAACAGGTTGGCTAATTGATTTATTCTTCTTAGATCTTGATTtcacagtaattaaaaaaatggaaggcTCTTGCCTGGCttgtgcctattttttttttcaaattgatttCAATTAATATTTCGAATCATGCTTTCCTATAGGTTAGCTTTGTCCGGTCTCTGATTAAAGAAAACAACATAAGCAAGCAGAGACaagaggggtggggtaggggagcAAAAAGCTAGGGAAAAGAAAGTTCTCTTTTTAATATAATCTCTCCACACCCACCcccaagtgattttctttttctgaagttgCCAGGAAAAGCTTTGTGCGTGCACTCGCGCACGCGCGCACGTTTGtgggcccgtgtgtgtgtgtgtgtgtgtgtgtgtgtgtgtgtaagaggagaaaaaagatcCCAACTACACTCTGttaactatttttttccttttggttactaGATGCCTCAGATCACTAGGAGCTCGTTTGAAAGGTGGGTTTGTACACCGCTAAAGAAGACAAACAATAAGAGAAATGCACAATTTCATTTCAACAGCCTTTCTCGAGTAGAAAGCACCTACCTGCTCCTTGTGGCTCTTAAGTGGCTGTCACTGGTGGTGCCCGACACAGTTAtattcacaacaacaacaaagtatgcGGAGAAATTAAATTATGTGGAAATCAATAGCGTCTGACTGCTTCAAACAAATGTCTGTCACCACGATTATTCTCCGGGAACCTATTTATAAACCTTGAAAGGAACAGGTTCTTGCAAGCAAAAGACAGCATCATCCCCCGTTTCTATGttgttatttttctcagtttACAGAGGAATGCCTAGGCATAATTTAACATACAAATGCCCAGCTGTATACATTATATAACAGCTTGTTAGGAGTCCAGAAGAGGAGGTGTGCCTAAGTAATGCGCATATATTCAGAAATTGCTAGAGGAGTGGTGgaatgcacgcgcgcgcgcgcgcacacacacacaccacacacacacacagagggacgcGCTTACAAGTCCTGTCTTTCTCCTTCCAAAAGGTGACTAGTCTTAAGACAATAGCCGGCCCTTTTGATCTTTGCAGACCCTAGGTGGAAAGGTGGGGTGAGCAGTGCGCATGCCTGGACAGCTACAGGTGCATCACCTGCGTTGTCCTTACGGGTGGTCACTACAAGAGCGTCTCTCCAGCGCTGGTCGCGGCCTGAcgagtgcgcgcgcgcgcgcgcgcgcgcgcgcggagaGACGCACAGCGCGGCCGAAAAGTAGAGCGCGCGCCAGGCAGACGGAGACAGCAGATGCCTGTCAGCGCGGTGGGGCCGTGAGCTCTCGCGAGAGCTCCCCGGGCCGGGCGCGAGAAGTGGGGCGCAGGTGTAAGAGGAGTGCATCCCGTCGGCGCGCGGGGCTAGAGCTCCTGGAGAAGCGGGACCGGCGAGGCCGGCGCGCGCGGCGCTCTGCGCGGTCAACGGGACCATCGGGCGGCGGACAGATCGGCTGCAGCAGCCCGCGGAGCAGCTACCGTTACCCGCAGCAGCCAGCGCGGCCGCAGCCTCGGAagggaggccgggggcgggggagccggCGCGCACACTTTCCCGCGGACTTTCGGAGTGTTTGTGGATTTACATGCCAAGCCGCCAAGATGATGTCCATGAACAGCAAGCAGCCTCACTTTGCCATGCATCCTACCCTCCCTGAGCACAAGTACCCATCGCTGCACTCCAGCTCCGAGGCCATCCGCCGGGCCTGCTTGCCCACGCCGCCGGTAAGCGCCCCGCGCCCGCGGCAccggcccgcgcccccccccccttccgaGACGCGGCTTTTCGGGTGCTGGGGTGTGCGGTTCCAGGCGCGGGCGGGCGGAGTCGGGCACGGGTTGGTAGAGGAAGCCCGCCTGGAGACACGTTGTGTCCGGCGGAGCTTAAGGTCGAGTTCCCGTCCGCCTACGACCGGGTCGGGGAGTtcgaggtggggggggagggcgcgatTATCCTCGACTTCCCTTCACTTTCTCTGTTAATTTCACGCCTCGAAAACAGGCGATCGCTGTGCGTGTTCGGGTGTGCGACACGGGTCCCCAGCTGCGAGTTACATCTCCGTGTCTTCTTCTTTTCGCCCTCTTTTTTCGTCTTCCACATTTCGTTCCCGGAATGTGTTTCCGCCGTGTCCCCTTCTGCACCCCACCCTATTCCCCGTCCCCTACTTGCCCCCCGTGTGTCCCTTCTTTCCCGCTCTCCACTCTTctcaccccccacaccccccccccccgccacgttaTTTTTGGttgctttgtgtttgcttgttgtGCCTTCCGGCtcgtgtgttgttgttgttgttgtgtgtgttttcttttggttttgtggttttttttttggtttggtttgtgtcGCCTGCAGCTGCAGAGCAACCTCTTCGCCAGCCTGGACGAGACGCTGCTGGCGCGGGCCGAGGCGCTGGCGGCCGTGGACATCGCGGTGTCCCAGGGCAAGAGCCACCCTTTCAAGCCGGACGCCACGTACCACACGATGAACAGCGTGCCGTGCACGTCCACGTCCACCGTGCCGCtggcccaccaccaccaccaccaccatcaccaccaggcGCTCGAGCCGGGGGACCTGCTGGACCACATCTCGTCGCCGTCGCTCGCGCTCATGGCCGGCGCCGGCGGCGCGGGCgcagcgggcggcggcggcggcgcccatGACGgccccgggggcggcggcggcccgggtggcggcggcggcggcccgggcggcggcggcccggggggaggcggcggcggccccgggggcggcccagggggaggcggaggcggccCCGGCGGCGGGCTGCTGGGCGGCTCGGCGCACCCGCACCCGCACATGCACGGCCTGGGCCACCTGTCGcacccggcggcggcggccgccatGAACATGCCGTCTGGGCTGCCGCACCCGGGGCTGGTGGCGGCGGCCGCGCACcacggcgcggcggcggcggcagcggcggcggcggccgggcagGTGGCGGCGgcgtcggcggcggcggcggtggtgggCGCGGCGGGCCTGGCGTCCATCTGCGACTCGGACACGGACCCGCGCGAGCTCGAGGCGTTCGCCGAGCGCTTCAAGCAGCGGCGCATCAAGCTGGGCGTGACGCAGGCCGACGTGGGCTCGGCGCTGGCCAACCTCAAGATCCCGGGCGTGGGCTCGCTCAGCCAGAGCACCATCTGCAGGTTCGAGTCGCTCACGCTGTCGCACAACAACATGATCGCGCTCAAGCCCATCCTGCAGGCGTGGCTGGAGGAGGCCGAGGGCGCGCAGCGCGAGAAAATGAACAAGCCCGAGCTCTTCAACGGCGGCGAGAAGAAGCGCAAGCGGACTTCCATCGCCGCGCCCGAGAAGCGCTCCCTCGAGGCCTACTTTGCCGTGCAGCCCCGGCCCTCGTCCGAGAAGATCGCCGCCATCGCCGAGAAACTGGACCTCAAAAAGAACGTGGTGCGGGTGTGGTTTTGCAAccagagacagaagcagaagcGGATGAAATTCTCCGCCACTTACTGAGAGGGGTGGGCGGGAGGCGCCGGGCGGGGCCGAGAGGGGAGCCGAGTGGGAGCCGTTTCGGGGGGCTTTTCTTTGGCCTGTTCCCCCTCGGTTGGATGGATGTGGAGTGTCCCAGTGACCCTGCTGGCGTCTGGGGAGTTTCTCCTCGGGCTCTTttcccctgccccgccctgctctTCCTGCCTTAGCCGGTCCTGCCTAGAGGAGAAGGAGGCTGAGTGTGAAGAAAGGGGTGGCTGGAGACCGGGGAGAAGCAGTATTGGGGTGACCGGGAAGCGGGAGGGGAGGAATGTGGAGAGTGGAGCAGGGGGTTTTGAGGAGCAGGATGGTTCTGAGGGCTAGGGTGGGGGAGATCGGGGAAGGGTTGGGAAATGGATTTTGTTTGACCAGAGACACTTAAATCACTTATCAAAAATCTTCCTGGGGACCAAGGATTTatgtacaaaaacaaaactaccaaCCACCAAAATAACACTAATTACTAGACAAATAAAGACAAAATCagtaaaacaaaagcaatgaaaaaaaatgctttagatATATTCAGCTCCCGGGAGCAGTAACCTGCAGCTTCATTTTCCTCCaaggatgagagaaagagagagagagagagaaaaaaagagagagatcgcAAGCTTCACGgttatcccccaccccccaactctaCACAGGCGAattgagtaaaaaaacaaacccaaaaccaaaagaaTTGGAAGGTGAAATTCCGGGTAGCGAAGCTAGTGGATCTGCCTGTTTAATTTTCCCCTCGAAATCTCACCATACTCTTTGATTTATTTCCTCTGTTACCAAGAGACTCAGTGGCTGGGGAAGTAAGTGGGGCACAGCCTAGCTTATAGGATTGGTTGCCTATTTACACAGAATTTTGGTTTTCCAGCTGCCCAGTGGCTAACTGCCCCGTGGTCTGG carries:
- the Pou4f1 gene encoding POU domain, class 4, transcription factor 1, producing the protein MMSMNSKQPHFAMHPTLPEHKYPSLHSSSEAIRRACLPTPPLQSNLFASLDETLLARAEALAAVDIAVSQGKSHPFKPDATYHTMNSVPCTSTSTVPLAHHHHHHHHHQALEPGDLLDHISSPSLALMAGAGGAGAAGGGGGAHDGPGGGGGPGGGGGGPGGGGPGGGGGGPGGGPGGGGGGPGGGLLGGSAHPHPHMHGLGHLSHPAAAAAMNMPSGLPHPGLVAAAAHHGAAAAAAAAAAGQVAAASAAAAVVGAAGLASICDSDTDPRELEAFAERFKQRRIKLGVTQADVGSALANLKIPGVGSLSQSTICRFESLTLSHNNMIALKPILQAWLEEAEGAQREKMNKPELFNGGEKKRKRTSIAAPEKRSLEAYFAVQPRPSSEKIAAIAEKLDLKKNVVRVWFCNQRQKQKRMKFSATY